A window of Haliscomenobacter hydrossis DSM 1100 contains these coding sequences:
- the gldM gene encoding gliding motility protein GldM, with amino-acid sequence MSIPKEPRQLMINIMYLVLTAMLALNVSAKIINAFFVIDKGIKTSNSRLADANNTTVRDMERNAAQNRERYAKVVSTAKEVQAKSKEFIAYVETLREAMVEQTGGYFPAEEATHGGQPKGYKNKDITTRYLVNQGNGAKLEQKVNATREELIGMLRSMKGTPGLAIKEEELQNLENSIALQITDKDWKKGRGAQNWSEYTFNQLPLAAAFPLMTKFQNDMKSSEAAILNYLSSLIGKSEVKVDQFIPISSPIKSYIIAGEQFESTISVGATSKSFNDNVSIRVNGAALKVENGSAKYTSGSGEPGVKTYKVEIAVKNPTTGEVFSNSETFEYEVGRRSVTVSADKMNVFYMGVENPVTVAAAGVSSNDLRVSFGGNVSRTGGGGNKFTVRGTAPGKATVTVSGGGLKSTSFEFRVKPIPDPVAKINNSTGGEIGNGVLKAQGGVIPVLEGFDFDARCDILGYTVIYSPRRQDPLQAVNPGGAFGAQARNLINQAKPGDQFIFDNIRAKCPGDAAGRKINNVAFKVQ; translated from the coding sequence ATGTCAATTCCAAAGGAGCCGCGGCAGTTGATGATCAACATCATGTATCTTGTGTTGACCGCCATGTTGGCCCTCAACGTTTCAGCCAAGATCATCAATGCCTTTTTTGTTATCGATAAAGGTATCAAAACCTCGAATTCTCGTTTGGCCGATGCCAACAATACCACCGTCCGCGACATGGAACGCAATGCTGCACAAAACAGGGAGCGTTACGCGAAAGTGGTTTCTACTGCAAAAGAAGTGCAAGCCAAGTCCAAAGAATTCATTGCTTATGTAGAAACGCTACGGGAAGCAATGGTTGAACAAACTGGTGGATACTTTCCCGCAGAAGAAGCAACCCACGGTGGACAACCCAAAGGGTACAAAAATAAGGACATTACCACCCGCTACCTGGTAAATCAAGGCAATGGTGCCAAACTGGAGCAAAAGGTAAATGCAACGCGTGAAGAATTAATCGGCATGCTGCGCAGCATGAAAGGGACCCCGGGACTTGCCATCAAAGAAGAAGAATTGCAAAACCTTGAAAACAGCATCGCCCTCCAAATCACTGATAAGGATTGGAAAAAAGGAAGAGGTGCGCAAAACTGGTCGGAGTACACCTTCAACCAATTGCCTCTGGCTGCTGCCTTCCCTCTGATGACCAAATTTCAGAACGACATGAAAAGTTCTGAAGCTGCCATCTTGAACTACCTGTCAAGCTTGATCGGTAAATCGGAGGTAAAGGTAGATCAGTTCATTCCAATTTCTTCTCCAATCAAGAGTTACATCATTGCTGGAGAGCAATTTGAATCAACCATCTCGGTAGGTGCTACTTCAAAATCATTCAACGACAACGTCAGCATCCGTGTAAACGGTGCAGCACTAAAAGTGGAGAATGGTTCGGCAAAATACACCTCAGGTTCGGGTGAACCGGGTGTAAAAACCTACAAGGTCGAAATCGCCGTGAAAAACCCAACTACCGGAGAAGTATTCTCCAACAGCGAAACCTTCGAATATGAAGTAGGTCGCCGTTCGGTAACCGTTTCTGCGGATAAAATGAACGTGTTCTACATGGGCGTTGAAAACCCGGTAACTGTAGCTGCTGCGGGCGTTTCTTCCAATGATCTTCGAGTAAGTTTTGGGGGTAACGTTTCTAGAACTGGCGGCGGTGGCAACAAATTCACGGTTAGAGGTACTGCTCCAGGTAAAGCCACGGTTACAGTCTCTGGTGGTGGGTTAAAATCCACTTCATTCGAATTCCGCGTGAAACCTATTCCAGATCCAGTGGCCAAAATCAACAACTCTACGGGTGGTGAAATTGGCAACGGGGTACTGAAAGCGCAAGGTGGGGTGATTCCCGTCCTGGAAGGTTTCGACTTCGACGCTCGTTGCGACATCTTAGGTTACACCGTAATCTATAGCCCACGCCGTCAAGACCCACTGCAAGCAGTTAACCCAGGTGGTGCGTTTGGTGCTCAGGCTCGTAACCTGATTAACCAGGCCAAACCGGGCGACCAGTTCATTTTTGACAATATCCGTGCAAAGTGTCCTGGTGATGCTGCTGGTCGCAAGATCAACAACGTTGCTTTCAAAGTACAATAA
- the gldN gene encoding gliding motility protein GldN, protein MAAKLFGLLFILCIAVGPLAAQQLDIIQTESGPVDGLPNPIDDVVESSITAKKRVLPYDQPREADIFWKKRIWRIIDVREKMNLPFAYPKRPFVSILLEAINNKEKPLRIFADEEFKTRLDTSAVNGLLYKIDTVMVTDPVTYEQKQQIIKSDVDINADVQRIRVKEIWFFDKESSTMQVRILGIAPVLPVKTSTGDKVGENVLFWIYYPDARELLAKEKIFNDQNDGAPMTWEDVFEMRYFSSYIYKTSNVKDLRLQDQFTGRDLLMEADKIKQEIFNLEHDLWTY, encoded by the coding sequence ATGGCCGCCAAATTATTCGGTCTTCTTTTTATCCTGTGTATCGCTGTCGGCCCCCTGGCGGCTCAGCAGCTCGATATCATCCAAACGGAGTCGGGGCCAGTTGATGGTTTACCCAATCCAATCGACGATGTGGTTGAAAGCAGCATTACGGCCAAAAAACGAGTGCTTCCTTACGATCAACCCCGTGAAGCAGACATCTTCTGGAAGAAGCGTATTTGGCGGATCATTGACGTAAGGGAAAAAATGAACCTTCCGTTCGCTTATCCTAAACGCCCATTCGTATCAATTTTGCTGGAAGCCATCAACAACAAAGAAAAGCCTTTGCGCATCTTTGCTGATGAAGAATTCAAAACCCGTTTGGATACTTCAGCAGTGAATGGCCTGCTTTACAAAATCGATACGGTAATGGTGACTGACCCCGTTACGTACGAGCAAAAGCAACAAATCATCAAGAGTGACGTGGACATCAACGCAGATGTTCAGCGGATCCGGGTGAAAGAAATCTGGTTCTTCGACAAAGAATCGTCTACCATGCAGGTGCGTATCCTTGGTATTGCGCCGGTATTGCCAGTAAAAACATCTACAGGAGATAAAGTGGGGGAAAACGTTCTTTTCTGGATTTATTACCCAGATGCCCGCGAATTGTTGGCCAAAGAAAAGATCTTCAATGATCAAAACGATGGCGCTCCAATGACTTGGGAGGACGTATTCGAAATGCGCTATTTCTCTAGCTACATTTACAAAACTTCCAACGTGAAAGACTTGCGCTTGCAAGATCAATTCACTGGTCGTGACTTGCTGATGGAAGCAGACAAGATCAAGCAGGAAATTTTCAACCTGGAACACGACCTTTGGACTTATTAA
- a CDS encoding ABC transporter ATP-binding protein has protein sequence MSTTPKKVKLADQFSALKNLPSFFTLIWQTEPRLAAINIGLRLLKAGVPLLTLYLGKLIVDEIIRLMSASEKELSQLWLLLGAEFAVVIVSDLLNRGIGLTENLLGDLVSNRTSVDIMQHAAKLDLFQFENPEFYDKLERARRQTTNRTVLMTQVLTQFQDIITIFFLGAGLVAFNPWLILILFVAVIPSFLGESYFNQQSYSLSLSWTPERRELDYLRYIGASDETAKEVKIFNLSNFIIERFKKLSHKYFLANRKIIIQRSIWGLLLAALGSAAYYGAYVLIALQTVGGLITVGTLTFLTGSFQRLHGLLEGVMTRFSKIAESALYLKDLFDFFNIKPDIVSVPGSLPFPEKLQGGFVFENVSFRYPDQERWAVRNLSFTLEAGEKLALVGENGAGKTTLVKLLARLYEPTEGRILIDGVDIRDYNLQSLRQSIGIIFQDYIRFQLTAAENIAVGDIAQKDKHEDVVSSAEKSLANLVIDQLPERYEQMLGRRFKNGVDLSGGQWQKIALGRAYMRDAQLLILDEPTSALDARAEHEVFLRFAELISGKSAVLISHRFSTVRMADRILVLENGQMVEIGSHEELLAKGGKYAELFTLQAQGYV, from the coding sequence ATGAGCACCACACCAAAAAAAGTCAAGCTGGCAGATCAATTCTCTGCACTTAAAAATTTACCCTCGTTTTTCACCCTCATCTGGCAAACGGAACCCCGCCTGGCAGCCATCAATATTGGTTTGCGCTTACTGAAGGCTGGTGTTCCACTACTAACTTTGTACCTGGGCAAATTGATTGTCGACGAGATCATCCGTTTGATGAGCGCCTCCGAGAAGGAACTGAGTCAACTTTGGTTGTTGTTAGGAGCTGAGTTTGCCGTAGTCATTGTTTCAGATTTGCTCAACCGGGGCATCGGACTCACCGAAAACCTGTTGGGCGATCTGGTATCAAACCGCACTTCGGTCGACATCATGCAGCACGCGGCAAAACTGGATTTGTTTCAGTTTGAAAACCCGGAATTCTACGACAAACTGGAGCGTGCGCGCCGCCAAACCACCAACCGCACCGTGTTGATGACCCAGGTATTGACGCAATTTCAGGACATCATCACCATTTTCTTTTTAGGCGCAGGCCTGGTGGCATTTAATCCCTGGCTGATCTTGATTTTGTTTGTTGCCGTGATTCCTTCTTTTTTGGGGGAGTCGTACTTCAACCAACAGAGTTACTCCCTATCGCTCAGTTGGACGCCCGAGCGCCGCGAACTGGACTACCTGCGCTATATTGGTGCCAGTGATGAAACGGCTAAAGAAGTCAAAATTTTCAACCTCTCCAACTTCATCATCGAGCGCTTCAAAAAACTGTCGCACAAATATTTTTTGGCCAACCGCAAAATCATTATCCAGCGCTCCATTTGGGGACTTTTGCTGGCTGCGCTGGGTTCGGCAGCCTACTACGGTGCCTATGTACTCATTGCGCTGCAAACTGTGGGCGGTTTGATCACAGTGGGTACGCTGACTTTTTTAACGGGTTCTTTTCAACGTTTGCATGGACTATTGGAAGGGGTGATGACCCGTTTTTCCAAAATTGCCGAAAGCGCCCTCTACCTCAAAGATTTATTCGACTTTTTTAACATCAAGCCGGACATTGTCTCTGTACCGGGCAGTCTTCCTTTTCCCGAAAAATTACAAGGAGGTTTTGTATTCGAAAATGTGAGTTTTCGCTATCCGGATCAGGAGCGTTGGGCCGTTCGCAATCTTTCTTTTACGTTGGAGGCAGGAGAAAAACTGGCGTTGGTAGGTGAAAATGGAGCCGGAAAAACCACCTTGGTCAAATTGTTGGCGCGTTTGTACGAACCCACGGAAGGTCGAATTCTGATTGATGGAGTTGATATTCGCGATTATAATTTACAATCCTTACGCCAAAGCATCGGGATCATTTTTCAGGATTACATCCGCTTTCAATTGACGGCTGCGGAAAATATTGCCGTGGGCGATATCGCTCAGAAAGACAAACACGAGGATGTCGTTTCCTCTGCTGAGAAAAGTTTGGCCAACCTGGTTATCGATCAATTGCCCGAACGCTACGAGCAAATGTTGGGCCGCCGTTTCAAAAATGGGGTAGACCTTTCGGGAGGGCAGTGGCAAAAAATTGCGCTTGGCCGGGCCTACATGCGCGATGCCCAATTGCTGATTTTGGATGAGCCAACCTCCGCTTTGGATGCTCGTGCTGAACACGAAGTATTTCTCCGTTTTGCAGAGCTGATCAGCGGTAAATCGGCGGTATTGATTTCCCACCGCTTTTCGACGGTGCGGATGGCTGACCGCATTTTGGTACTGGAAAATGGGCAGATGGTGGAAATCGGCAGCCATGAAGAATTGTTGGCCAAGGGTGGGAAATATGCCGAATTGTTCACCCTGCAGGCCCAGGGATACGTGTAG
- a CDS encoding AAA domain-containing protein, translating to MENELQELIDISELLKIEKKEDFEQHRKLMDSLSPEQRRAKGLAWYPLNVVQQGYTIGERAFVVVERTQGKGQEHQFRSGKTVRFYTQQAGVHNPERNGVIYYVDKDKMRIILNTRDLPDWMGMGQLSVDILFDERTYIEMEKAMHKVISATKGRIQELRSVLLGIKPAHFTPLDMPINIPALNPSQNLAVNQILAAQDVAVIHGPPGTGKTTTLVQAIKLLAEREKTVLVTAPSNTAVDLLSEKLAELDLRVVRIGNISRIDESILRHTLEYQISQHPDSKNVKKVKIQAADYRRQANRLRSKRGYEAYEERKRLEQEASELSAWANSLEQRLVDMILDEAQVITCTLVGAAHPVLDQRKFRTAIVDEAAQALEPATWIPITKASKLVLTGDPFQLPPTVKSQEAAKKGFNITMIEKCLKRLQQVNLLNIQYRMNEGIMGFSNRQFYNNELMAAPEVKDHRLDIAADAPVIFIDTAGCGFDEKVHHAYQSKYNPEEFQVLREHLYQIAEAFLEKIPPSIAIISPYREQALHMEDELKDDPMVRKLDLTINTIDGFQGQEKDLVFISLVRSNPKGEIGFLSDYRRMNVAMTRARKQLIIVGDSATIGNNKFYRDFLEYCEVVGEYRSAWEYMKS from the coding sequence ATGGAGAATGAGTTGCAAGAATTGATCGATATTTCTGAGTTACTGAAAATCGAAAAAAAGGAGGACTTCGAACAACACCGCAAGCTGATGGATAGCCTAAGCCCTGAACAGCGGCGGGCCAAGGGCTTGGCATGGTATCCATTGAATGTGGTTCAACAAGGCTACACCATTGGTGAACGGGCTTTTGTAGTGGTTGAACGCACCCAGGGCAAGGGACAGGAGCACCAATTCAGGTCAGGTAAAACCGTGCGTTTTTATACCCAACAAGCCGGAGTACACAACCCCGAGCGCAATGGGGTCATCTATTACGTGGACAAAGACAAAATGCGCATTATCCTGAATACCCGCGACTTGCCCGACTGGATGGGCATGGGTCAACTCTCCGTAGACATCCTATTTGACGAGCGCACCTATATTGAAATGGAAAAGGCCATGCATAAAGTCATTTCTGCTACCAAAGGCCGCATTCAAGAATTGCGTTCGGTGCTTTTGGGGATAAAGCCTGCCCATTTTACGCCCTTAGACATGCCCATCAATATTCCAGCGCTTAATCCTTCGCAAAACCTTGCCGTCAATCAAATTTTGGCGGCCCAAGATGTAGCGGTTATCCACGGCCCTCCCGGAACTGGCAAAACTACTACCCTGGTGCAAGCCATCAAATTGTTGGCCGAAAGAGAAAAAACGGTCCTGGTCACGGCTCCAAGCAATACCGCAGTGGATTTGTTGAGTGAAAAATTGGCGGAGCTAGACCTGCGGGTGGTGCGCATTGGGAACATCTCGCGGATAGATGAGAGCATTTTGCGCCATACCCTGGAGTACCAAATCTCTCAACACCCCGATAGTAAAAACGTCAAAAAAGTCAAAATTCAGGCGGCAGATTACCGCAGACAGGCCAATCGACTGCGTAGCAAACGTGGATATGAAGCCTATGAAGAGCGTAAACGCCTCGAACAAGAGGCCTCCGAACTCTCTGCTTGGGCCAACTCTCTAGAACAACGCCTGGTAGACATGATTTTGGACGAGGCTCAGGTCATCACCTGTACCCTCGTTGGTGCCGCGCACCCTGTGTTGGATCAGCGTAAATTTCGTACCGCCATCGTCGATGAAGCAGCCCAGGCCCTGGAGCCTGCTACCTGGATTCCGATTACCAAGGCCTCGAAGTTGGTATTGACAGGTGATCCTTTTCAATTGCCGCCCACGGTTAAGTCACAGGAAGCAGCCAAAAAAGGCTTCAACATCACCATGATTGAAAAATGCTTGAAACGCCTCCAGCAGGTGAACCTGCTCAACATTCAATACCGCATGAATGAAGGCATCATGGGGTTCAGCAATCGGCAATTTTACAACAATGAATTGATGGCAGCGCCCGAGGTGAAAGACCATCGTCTGGATATTGCGGCAGATGCCCCAGTTATTTTTATCGATACTGCGGGCTGTGGTTTTGATGAAAAAGTTCACCATGCCTACCAGAGCAAGTACAATCCCGAGGAATTTCAGGTATTGCGAGAGCACTTGTACCAGATTGCCGAAGCCTTTTTAGAAAAAATCCCGCCCTCTATCGCCATTATTTCTCCCTATCGGGAACAAGCCTTACACATGGAAGATGAACTCAAGGATGATCCCATGGTGCGCAAATTGGATCTAACGATCAATACCATCGATGGTTTTCAAGGGCAAGAAAAAGACCTGGTATTTATATCACTGGTGCGTTCCAATCCGAAAGGAGAAATTGGTTTCTTGAGCGATTACCGCCGCATGAATGTAGCCATGACCCGTGCCCGCAAACAACTCATCATTGTGGGAGACAGCGCCACGATTGGCAACAACAAGTTTTATCGGGACTTCCTCGAGTACTGTGAGGTGGTTGGAGAGTATCGGAGTGCCTGGGAGTATATGAAGAGTTAA